Within the Bacteroidota bacterium genome, the region ACCTAAGAAAAAACATGGTATACCACCATTTTAAAATTTACGACTGATGGCTAAGAAAGTAGAAATCAAAAAAGTTGAGCCTAACAAAGAACCCAAATATTCAACCTTTGTCATACATACTGCAAAGTATAAAACTTTATTGACAAAGTCTTTTACAGAGAGGAAGAAATGGGTGCCGGCAAATGATAAACTAATTAAAGCTTTAATTCCTGGAAATGTCGGAAAAATTAATGTTAAAAAGGGAGATGAAGTGAAATTAGGTGATACCCTGCTTATTTTGGAGGCAATGAAAATGTATAATCAAATTCTTGCACCTATGGATGGAATCATCAAAAGTGTATTAGTTAAGGAAGGTGCTATTGTCCCGAAATTGACAGTGCTTATCGAGATGGAATAAGTTCAACTTTCATGTTATAAAGGCTTGTCAGAAATGATGAGCCTTTTTTTTGACTAAAAGCTGGCCGCAATACTAGTTGATTCTATTTTATGATTTTCAGCATGAATTGAGGTGACAAAATCTTCATGTTTCCTCCCCAATCTATAGTCAGGTTCTTTACCTGGATGGGCTAAATATTTTTCCATTAAATCTGTTTCCTCGGAGATATTTAGTACGGCATGATAAAATACATTGTTTGTTTTGCGATAAATGGAAGATCCCAGAATTTTCTTTTCACCAATTGCAATATCAGAAATTCCTTTTTGCTTAAGATTATTGATCCCTAGTGAGGAAAGTATTTCAATTATTTTTTTGTTAGCAGTTTCAAAGTATTTGGCAGGATTCTCAAGTTTTTCAGATTTTATTAATGTTGAAATAACTAGAGTGTTTGGAGTGAGGATCACTGATTCTCCACCCGAAGGGCGCTTATAAACTTTAATTGAGTCCTTAATTACATTTTCAATAATTAAGGATTTTTCAGTTTTATTACTTTGACCAAGAATCAAATAAATTCTTTCTGGTGACCATGTGAAGAATTTATAATCAGGCCAATTTTCATCATCTAGTATGGAAATATCCGGAAGATCATATTCATTAACCTGAATTTGCATGAAGTTAGGTGGTTGATTTTTAATCAAATACTAATTATCTACTTATGAATTGCCTGATCAACTGCATCAAATCCTGCTTCCATAAATATTTCTGAAACGGTAGGATGTGCATGTATGGTTTGCGCAATATCATATACTGTCCCTTCAAGTTGCATATAAGCAGAAGCTTCAGCAATCATATCTGTTGCATGCTCTGCAATAATTTGAACACCTAATACCTGACCATATTTCGTTTCTGATAATAAGCGTAAAAGACCATCTGAATTGCCTTCAGTAAGCGATTTGCCATTTGCTGTAAGAGGAAATTCATTAATCTTATATTCGTATCCCTCTT harbors:
- a CDS encoding acetyl-CoA carboxylase biotin carboxyl carrier protein subunit, whose translation is MAKKVEIKKVEPNKEPKYSTFVIHTAKYKTLLTKSFTERKKWVPANDKLIKALIPGNVGKINVKKGDEVKLGDTLLILEAMKMYNQILAPMDGIIKSVLVKEGAIVPKLTVLIEME